TGGCCTCCCCTCCGCGGTTATCTTTCAACAATACTGCTTCAGTGTTTTGTGATCACTCGTCTTCAGGATTGATGGCGTTCATGCCCAGCGGCTTACAGAGTTCCAGTATCTGGCGATCCGTACTGACTATCGTGAGCCGTAGCGATTTAAATTCCTGTGCCAGCATGAGATGGACGGCCTGTGGCGTGTGCAGGTGCGGATACTGGAACAACAGTTCCTTGGTGCTGGTAAAGGTCTCGCTGGTTGGAATAGCAAAGTGATAGACGCCGCGCAGGGACTCCGCTTCGAATTTGAACAGGACCGTATACCAATCGTCGCGCGTGAGTTGTCCCTCGCGAGTCTTTTGCGCGAACACCGCATAGAACTCGGTGATCGTCGGGCCGCCGATGAGGATGGTCTTGTCCCGCTTCGTCATCAGGCTGTTGACGATGCGGGATCCGCGTTCACGGCTGTAGCGTTTCACCAACGCTGTGGAGTCAAAATAATAATACGGCATAGCAACTAGCCTCTCCGAGAAACGATAAATTCTGCGAGCGCGGTTCTCAATTTCGACAGTCGATCCTGAATGTCCTCAATCGGAATTTCTTCATAGCCTTGCTGGCGCAACATGACCATTAGACTAGCCTTGTTGACTGCCTCGGTGTCACGCTTGATCCGTTCGACCGCCCGTTGCTTGGATACCCGGCTGGGTGTCTTGCGGGGCGAACGCGAATTTTTGAATGAGGATCGAGCCATGTCCTGGTCGTCTCCTTATAAAGGCGGTTTCGGTGAACCGTCTCCCCGCGTTTCTTTCGGACAGACGGACGGTGGCAGCGTGGCTGCCGGTGCTGTGTCGCCATAGACATAGCCAGCGAGAATCCGAGCCAGCTCCGACGACACATCTTGCTGCATGATG
Above is a genomic segment from Nitrospira sp. containing:
- a CDS encoding type II toxin-antitoxin system VapC family toxin, with amino-acid sequence MPYYYFDSTALVKRYSRERGSRIVNSLMTKRDKTILIGGPTITEFYAVFAQKTREGQLTRDDWYTVLFKFEAESLRGVYHFAIPTSETFTSTKELLFQYPHLHTPQAVHLMLAQEFKSLRLTIVSTDRQILELCKPLGMNAINPEDE